The sequence CCTAAAAACGTCAGTATTTTAACTCTGAATGTTGCTCTTCATTTCATAGACGTGTCAAGAACATAAATGAttatagtctatggttagaACACATTTATCAGCTGAGAAAGCTGCTTCAGACAATGAGGTCACCTTCTGTTCATTTACAACATCTTCTCTGGTAGATTATTCTCAAATTCTTCCACTAGCATTAGCTGACGAAGGACTTCAAAATGGTCATTCACTTTGCTAGCAGCACATTATAAGTCATAGAGAACCCTTGTTCTTGTGCAGACTCATTGAAAGTTTGACCACTTGATTTCCTTTGGTTTCTACATTTCTGCTTGTAGGCCTATGAGGTCACAAGCTCAAAGGGTTGCTATATTGCTTCTTTGAGTGAGTTATAACTCAAGCCGTCTTCCAAGGAAATAAAGGACATGTGCTTTACCTACTAACTTATATTTAAGTAGCATAGGCCACATGTACTTGTGCCACTGcacgggggaactgacacactgggatcctgtcttcccctctctctcctctgtctgcctgtctctcactttaactcttcccgTCCCATTAGatgttactaaccatagacctttctggagtctgtgagctcccttgtcttgtaggttcctctgggtCGTTGctgacgtcctgctgctgtggacatgccacaCTCCAGCTGCTTCACTTGTTAATATcagtctccccactatcatcgcTGTTATAATGTtaaattgaatgaatgaataattgaATTCTAATTGTGTCAGCTGTTGTAAGGCAGTCCTTTCTCATCACCCACAGTTTGACTTGTCTCCAAAAGAAGTACCCGGGTCTCAATTATTTTATCAATGAtgactgtgttgtgttcaggtgtcCAAGTGAGACATCACAAGAGTGACAAGAAGCAATCTTTGATTTAACCATTTACACATAAAAGTTGATGTGAGCTCAGAACAGGACAGAACAAAGACAATATTACACTTTCTGCATGACAGAGTACATTTTCTCCACTTCCCGGTGCCCTcatgactgaaataaaaaacagcagaagagcCTGTTTGAACATTGTTGGAGTAATAAAACATTATGAAATGACCTCACTGGTGACCTTTTAGTGGAAAACACATGAAAGCTGTCATAGGTGTCCTTCTAGTggacaggctgtaaacaaggtGCTCTCTTGATGCTTttccaataaataaaatgtaatcattaTCCTCCTCAGGTTCCCCTCCAGTGGTTCCAATgctttgtatatttattttgcactttgtctactctgttactgtaacacttgaatttccccctgtgggacgagtaaaggaatctcttatcttatctcttatttgAACTTTGACCAGATTTTATGTGTTTGCTTATTAAAGGCACATTTTGTAGGAGTGTGTGTTCTCCTTTCACAGATTTACATTTTCACCTCAAATTGACGTAAATTCAACTACCTTATGATCACAGAACACcaaggagagagaaaactgaAGAGCTCACACAGTGGTCTTCAAAATGCTGTAAGAGGCAGCTCTTTTAGTGCTCTGCTCCTCACATCACACAAGAGGAgccctttttgtgtttgttctcaATGCTCCTCAAACAGACTGAGTACGTCCCTGCTCTTCATCATGCTCACTCAGTCTGATAAAGACAAACCTCTAACTTGAATGGATGTGAGATCAGCTGCTGTGACTGATGGTCATTGCATCGCTGTaggtcaaacaaacacagctgctctgtgcaggtgtgtatggaaacaagaagcagcagaagcagtgcTGAAGCTGTTGTAACATGTAGAAACATTGAtgttgagcctgtgtgtgtttgtttgtcagtgtgcAGAGTGTAAAAAGACCGGGTCCCGCTGTATTACTCAGGCTGCACTACAGCGTCTATTCTCAGGCGCGATCCCACTACTGAGCGGCACGAGGGCTTTGACCTGCTCCGTCTCCGACCTGGGCCGGTGCACCCCTCCTTAGACGACCTGGTGGTCCCGGGCTCCCCTAGGAGCACCATATCGATACCGAACTTAGTGCGGACACCCGATCGACACAGTCcgctgcagctcagagctccTGAGCTCAAACGATCCTCCAGCCTCAGCCTCCCGGTAGCTTGGATTACAGGCGCGCGCCACCGCACCCGGCGAGAGATTATCTTATTCATAGAGGGTTTGTGGTTTAACTCACGTGACGTCATCAGAGAGGACGCTCAGGCTGGAAGCTTTATTGTTATTTGATGTTTATATCTTGTTTAGGATACATCTTAATGTTAAAGTTACACTTTACTTCACATCTTAAGGCTCTCTGTTACTTAGATAATAAAAGTGAGACCACTGCAGATAAAGTTATTTGGGTATTTCTGTAAATCCGACTTCTCTTGACGTTTCCTCACTTATGTAGGCTACAAATATTTTTTGCAAGGCATTGTATAAGGTGGTGCTACAGACGTGTTGTATGTGCTGTATCAGATGATGACATGTTGTTCAGCAGTATGCTGAAGGcatgatgtttgtttattttcttatttatttattatcatctcTGAAAAAATGAGctggaaaaacatgaacatgtttacagtgtaGAGCGGCtaataaagaagataaaaaaCCAGTCTCTGTCTAAGTATACAATCACAATTTACACTTCACATGTATGAAggaattagttttttttttattctgcaaaTCATTAGTTAAAGTAACAATAATttcaattataaaaaataattcattCATCCGCCTGTCTGTGTGGACAGAGTGGACATAGTCTGTCCTCTCGGGCAGCCAGGTGtgcctgtgtctctgtctctatgaCCAGGCTGTGCTGGCTGAGTCTGTTCCTGGTTAAGGTCTTGTCTCATCACTGCTCACTGTGGAGCTCACTTTGGTTTACAGGAGACATGTTGTCCCTGATTCGAGCTTCTGCTCTGTAGATGGCGCTAATACTCTGAAGAAGTTATCATttctggaagaagaagaagaagaagaaccccccccccccccccccccttatgTCCCCTCAGAGGTCCTCATCTCCTCCACATGAAGCTGAGATGTCGCACTTTCTCCTCATTCAGATTTCTTTTAAACTGAGCTTGGAAACATGAGTGGAAGAGGCAAAGGAGGAAAGGGACTCGGTAAAGGAGGCGCCAAGCGTCACCGTAAAGTCCTCCGTGATAACATCCAGGGGATCACCAAGCCCGCCATCCGCCGTCTGGCTCGCCGTGGCGGAGTGAAGCGTATCTCCGGTCTCATCTACGAGGAGACCCGAGGTGTGCTCAAGGTGTTCCTGGAGAACGTGATCCGTGACGCCGTCACCTACACCGAGCACGCCAAGAGAAAGACTGTGACCGCCATGGATGTGGTTTATGCTCTGAAGAGACAGGGCCGCACTCTGTACGGCTTCGGAGGTTAAACTCTTCagagtcaacaacaacaacaacaacaacggctcttttaagagccacgCACTGAATCAATAGAGACAGAAATCATCCTccagtttttatttaaattgccACCGATATGCAGTTGACCATTCTTCATGAATTCatcataagaaaaataaaagcctgaccGGGACAGTGAATGTGTATAATCTTTGATCACCTTCATGTAAGCATGATCACTTGAGCTAGCTGCGCGTAAATCCTCGTATAAAGCGCTGACAAACTTAAACATTAAGGCAGGACTCCAGGTCTAGCCAACACCAACAATCAAATATATTTACACTAACCCCATACGTGTCAGATTTTGGCCTCTAGCACTGAAAGCTGCATCTTCTGCACAAGTGCTTCAACTACTAAAAAGGCCGAATAGCAGAGCGCATGCGTGAAATCCCTGAATTCTCCCGGTCCACGTTTAGCCTACATGATATTTCATAATATGAATGCTATAATTAGACAGAAACCCCTCGTTCTGTATTAACGTATCCATTAAATGTATAAAGGGACCGAATGGAACTGTTAGCTgcagtcctgcagcagctcagcgCACGGGGAAAAGTTTTGTGTCCGCGCGCCTTCTGGCGGGATCGTGGGTCTGCGTTGTTGTGACATTCCTGCTCCCTGCGATTGGTGCTTAAAGAGTGGACAATTTAAAGAATGGATATTTATTAGAAATCTGTTTATAAGTTCACAGTACCAACAAGTAATCACGCAAGAAAGCTGCTAAGAGTTTGAATCTGTCTTCACAGACAAGTAATCACGAGGTTAGTTTGAGCATACACTTTATATGTGGTTCTGAATTCGAAGAATTATGTAGATATATAATCACAAGTAATATTGTTTGATTGTGTACTGTAACATCTGATGCTTCAGCGCTTTAAGGTTGATGTAGGTGGCCCTGAAAAGGACCTTTGTGGTTGCTGGTTCACAGCGGCTTTACTTGGAGCTGGTGTACTTGGTCACAGCCTTGGTGCCCTCAGACACGGCGTGCTTGGCCAGCTCACCGGGCAGCAGCAGGCGGACGGCGGTCTGGATCTCCCTGGAGGTGATGGTGGAGCGCTTGTTGTAGTGAGCCAAACGGGAGGCCTCACCGGCGATGCGCTCAAAGATATCACTCACAAACGAGTTCATGATACCCATAGCCTTGGAAGAGATCCCGGTGTCGGGGTGGACCTGCTTCAGGACCTTGTACACGTAGATGGCGTAGCTCTCTTTcctggtcctcctcctcttcttgccGGTCTTGGTTGCCTTAGACACGGCTTTCTTAGAGCCCTTCTTGGGTGCTTTCACTGTCTCAGGCATCTTGTTCTAGTCGGACTGACCTTAGATAGATGGATGTTGGGTGGAGGCTCAGGAGATTGTATTTATATCGACTCAATTCAGATCAAACTGCTCTGTCCCTCGAAGAGGATTGGCTGAGATTCAGAGCTCAACTGAATAAACACAATACACGTCTCTGAGACACGTGACGATCCCCGACCAATAGTTGcttttttaaagaagaagaaaaagaagaaaaagaagaaaaagaagaaaaaaaagaaaaagaagaaaaagaagaagaaactcgTTATTGACGGCGTTGGATAACAGTACTTATATTATAGGAAACTTGTATAGTTATACATATTATAAACACATTataatgcatttaaagaaaataaaagacagagcTTTATCAGACATGACAGTATTTAAATAAatctaaagtgtgtgtgtgtttttttgttgttgttgttaatacATTTTAAGGAGTCTATGAAGTTTTTACATTCAGTGACAAACATTGAAAAGTGTGGGTAAGATTAATTAAATTTGGATTCATGTATATGAAATGTACCGAGCAGTATTAAAATATTTATCAATTTCTGCAActtcttaatatttacagtttaGGATTAAGTCAGACATACTGAGGTGTTGGGGTCCTGACACTTGCACATTTCTACATTTAATTCACAAGAAGGACGTCCAAAGAGGATACTACTCTGTAGTGGCTGTTTGACtcaagagtaccctactgcaggcaagatggcgccgccacaacatccacaccggaagtccataccggaagtccataccggaagttacaaagctaaaaacgttgcaataacacccacaccggaagttacaaaaataaaagccttgaaaaacaggaacgtgaacgcaaaataaaagccttcaaaaacacgtaggtttacgcgtaattctattaacttttttgcacttacattttaatcgtatcagtattattgactagttgattgactccaaaagtgtataggctgttgagaattcaagttacttagaagcctgcacgaatcactaagttatagtgttaacgtctcagccatgcacagccttttgttccgagtgtgtgttgaaatacttaaagctgattatgatgctgccgtgatgacatctgcatatgcctctcttgttttgtctgggtcatatgttattttatgttgtgttagcctgactgtacctcagtacagtttgctgtagtgtttgttccaaattaccttgcatgctgtctgcctatgtgatcacatgtatagattaatgaatgaatgaaatacagatccagagtagatccacagtcacgagagaagagcagaatgttatctatggtgcaggggcgagtggaggaggaaaatgtagaggtgtgtggtgactgtttcttttttaacataatttgtaacacgttacaatgacacagtgacaggggtgttcattaaccacaagaacaaacggagggaatggtttctccttctattttgagacattagatgggcgtaaacactctgagcttgtcaaacagttttattcagattgaatgcttgatgcatgtacaccaatgtcttaacaagatcactttatttggcgtccatgaaaacattgaagttggaaccttcaattagaatgactagacaaactccaaatcaacataaaatattaggactaaaatatttcaacttgaggcaccactgtcagccactgatgatagatgtacagtacacaatcctggggagcctctgttgtttttgtggtgaatatagatctctgtgtacagcttgagtgtattttccctcttacttacagtcttttccttctcatcccctccccccacacacactaacactctacattattctgttcttcatacacagcgggatctctctcactcactctctctatcacaattagctttctgctaattgatttagcagcgacagactaatgcaatcaatacgctacacgaagaagaaacttccagttcgaagcatccggcattgggtagagagggggttaaagaatcacttccggtatggacttccggtatggacttccggtgtggatgttgtggcggcgccatcttgcctgcagtagggtgcctctcgtTTGACTTGGTTAACTTACAAAACGGAAATCTCAAATCAAAATCCGGCCACGGGGCACGGGGAGAGTGGATCTTACACGGTGTCCAAAGAAGTGTcaatgtccagccaagtattcaatcttttggtggtttattgtatAACAAAAGGTTCGCTCAAACAAAAGGTAGCGTCTCTTTCAAATCTCCcggtaaaaaaacattcaccatccccggtgtccgcccctcctatcttacctacCCATATGTATAGACGTCACCCGGTGCAAAACTATCCCTAACCTTTAAAAGTGAGTAACGAAATATGCTAATACCCCTGTGGCATCAAAGTTAATTACCTTAAATTaaatcacaataaataaatcaattgattaaagtaaaaataatcaaacatacgaaacaatgtaaatagctccaacatACTCACTTGTCCTTATAAGGTGAACCCACTGCAAGACATCCAGAGGCACCTTTTCACATTACCAATACTGGAGGAACTCAATAAGACACTAAGGCATCCAGaggacagctttttttttacatgaagtcCATTAGAAGAGAAATCTGAGGTTAATAATTAAGTTAAAGCTAGTTTGTTTGAAAGTCCATGACAGTCCCCAGAGCAACGATGTTCATAAGCAAAGCGCTCACAAAATCCATGATGAATCCACATAGTCAAGATAATAAGGAAAATACACAATCCACAACAGGTGGGTTAAAACATGTCCActaaagacagattaaaaccACTCTAAAAGCAGACGggactactgctgctgcttgtcGCCGCAACAAGGCAACGCCATgacctggggtctcatttataaaggtggcttacgcacaaaacggggcctgaaattggcgtacgccggtttcacgccaagtttgtgatttataaaaaacaaacttgacgtgactagcggtaagcaaactctgacccaggcgtacgtacattttagaggcaggggaaacgcgcgacgcagttggtgagagggagaactgaagtcagattatattttgatgccttttccacatttcattcattggataacaacattaacagaccaccatcatcactaaaatctacacattctatttgaatgtgtgtctgtggtgagtcgtttccaataagctctcattaaaagataaaagcgtgtcttaaagttcatcaaatatgtaatcagctttgtctcaccgtcacatttgTCCAGTTTCTCCAAGTAtagaggaaacacacgggcCGTATCCTAAGGTGTTCGTCTGGAGGTAAAACCAAAGTTACATGGCTGACGTAAatcagtaaataataataataattacatctaaaagaacattaatgaaATGGTAACAACATTGATATTCATCAGGAAAAAATATACGTTTTCtaaatgcataatgtaatagtagtatAACAACAAAGCAACATTCATGTATTAAAACCCTTAAAgactagaccatttttgggggcgccagactctcctgtatttattctgattttctaacctattgaagcactcagcatcaagtgccatacatcattttattcaggagagccttatctttcactgtgctgcatttaaagtagcagttttatatttgtttttctgataatggatgaaaataccaaagagttttttaaaaaatctggaaATGTAGGTCATTTTTTACTAGGAACGTagacaaaacatcaggaagttttgttttgttagaaagttgtaGTTAGGTGTTTTAGACTTCCAAATGAAGCTTTGTCACTATCAAACCTTTACTAAGCAAGTTACAGCCATTTATTATAGTATTTTCTTAGGTGTTTTTTTGTGGAAAAAGCCGGTGTGTTCCTTCATATCATTTACTGACCCTGTAGATGTGCGTAAAGAAGGTCTGAGAATAAGCAGATGTTGTTGTAACATAAATTAGGACACTGAAGCAAAAGTGACTTTTCAGATAAATACATTCTTATCctgaacacatgcaaacatggtaAATACAGGAAACTGTTCATGAATAAATGGAAATATACTTAGAGCAAATAAGCAGCTTTACATGTTTAGAATACAGGTgagggcactttttatgttAGATTCAATATAAGGGCATCTAACCTCCCCACCCATCACATGGCTCATAAATAACCAGATATAAGGACACTCTGTTAGATAGAAGACTATCCTCAAACATATCAAGCCCTGCTTTCACTGAGACTGGATACTTAGACGGTCTGTGCTCATCCTGCAGCTGATTCACAGATCTGCTAGAAACACTCTTACTATGAACCTGATGAAGCAGTGACTAACAGACAACCATTATATCTGCGTTTTATAAATTATGAACAGCAGTTCGTATTACACCAGCCTTCAGTTATGAATTTTATGATGCAAAGTTTCATATGATTGATTTATATTCAAGATAAATGAAGCATTAGGGTCGCCATCAGAGTAAATATTTACAGTTTGCGTTATGAAACCTGAAATGAAAATCCCAGAGAGGTTTATCGTCCTACAAAATAATCCAACAGTTTCTCATATACATATTAGTGAAGTTCTGCTCTTTAAGGTGTATGGtgggtggctcttaaaagagcctttGTATTTGTTTGCAGTCCTTTGTAAGTGTTTACTTCTTGGCGGCCTTCTCGGTCTTCTTGGGCAGCAGGACAGCCTGGATGTTGGGCAGCACGCCGCCCTGAGCGATGGTCACTCCGCCCAGCAGCTTGTTGAGCTCCTCGTCGTTGCGGACAGCCAGCTGCAGGTGACGGGGGATGATACGAGTCTTCTTGTTGTCACGAGCAGCGTTTCCAGCCAACTCCAGGATCTCAGCGGTCAGGTACTCCAGCACAGCTGCCAGGTACACGGGGGCACCGGCACCAACACGCTGGGCATAGTTCCCTTTACGCAGCAGTCTGTGGACACGACCGACTGGGAACTGGAGCCCGGCACGGGATGAGCGAGTCTTTGCCTTTGCTCTGGCCTTTCCGCCGGTTTTGCCTCTTCCACTCATCGTTAGGTTGTTTCCTGAAGTATGAACTCAGAGAAATAATGTCCTCCACAGACCAAACCCAGCTCATATACCCGCGGAGCGCGCGCGTTTTCCTGGCTCACCAACCAGAAAAGAGGCTTccaacagagcagcagagggcgGCCCGCGCTCAGCCCCACTTCAAACTCTGGAGGCATTTCTCTCCAATAAGCAGCGGAGCTTGAGGCGGGGGCTCGCTCCCCCCCGTGCGGCGGGGCTGGGCTCCAGGAGCGGCCTCTCACCAATCAGGAGCCGGAGGTCTGAAGCAGCGTCACCGTGTCACAGCTGCTCCTCCGCTTTAAGAGCAGCGcgcctcctctctcttcaacATTATTCTCCCGCTCACAGTAAGCAGAGACAATGGCAAGAACCAAGCAGACCGCTCGTAAGTCCACCGGAGGCAAAGCCCCCAGGAAGCAGCTGGCCACCAAGGCAGCCCGTAAGAGCGCACCGGCTACCGGAGGCGTGAAGAAGCCTCATCGTTACAGGCCCGGTACCGTGGCTCTGCGAGAGATCCGTCGTTACCAGAAGTCCACCGAGCTGCTCATCCGCAAACTGCCCTTCCAGCGCCTGGTCCGTGAGATCGCTCAGGACTTCAAGACCGACCTGCGCTTCCAGAGCTCCGCCGTCATGGCTCTGCAGGAGGCCAGCGAGGCTTACCTCGTGGGTCTCTTCGAGGACACCAACCTGTGCGCCATCCACGCCAAGAGGGTCACCATCATGCCTAAAGACATCCAGCTGGCCCGACGCATCCGTGGAGAGAGAGCATAAACTGTCTTCTACTGCTGCTCTAACCACCacaacggctcttttaagagccacctCACTACACCTACAGAGATCATTTCCACACTGTTCTATCACATTTACAGTCAACGATTCAGCACACATTTGGAAAAGTTTTACACAAAATTGATCAAACTGCAATCATCGAGTTTGATCACTGGCCCCTCTTTAAGATAAGTCATCAGAGCTGTGTGTCAATAAAATGATCCCGTTTCGGTCAGTATTCAGTCAAGAGTATGTGAACGTTCTCTCCACTCCGATGATTTCGTTACAGTGCTGGAGCAATGCTGCCTCGGTGCTCAAACACGAGCTCAATGGATGCTCAAATTCTGTCAACAAATGAACAGCATGAGATCTGTTAGTTATTGTCATTCATGCAGATCAAAATTGTTTTAAGCTCGAATCACTGACTAAACCACCAGTAGTCCTGTAACAATGTATTTAGAGTGTGGTTCAAAGAGTTTAGATCCAAACATGAAGCAGAATCAGAAACTTTGATCAACTCAGCTTCAACTAACCTCTGATCagagtgtgtgcaggtgtgtattAGTTCTTGTTTAACTCGTGGTTTTATTGATCAGCATTGAGATGTAAAGCTTCCCGTCGCTGTCCGAGGTGCTGAAGGGAAAGTTGACAGCTTGTTGTGTCACTTTGTTTAATGCTCACACTGAACCTGTTTATAAAGTAAGCCTTTGTGAACGTTAGATTGACACACAATAACTTATAAAAACAGGGTGTGTGACAGGAAGTGGTTTTACATCGACCTCGAGCTCACTATCAGCAACAACGTCAAAGTTTAATTTCCATCAGTCCTTAGAGAACATTTGTAAAGACAGGGAGAGAAACATTATTCATGAGCAGCTTTGAGACTCCACCTGGCCTCGCTGACACCCTGTAGCTCCATCCTGTTGCACTCAGTCTCTGAGCTGACTCTAAAGAGAAGAGCCGCTCAGTGATGATGCTGAAGACTGTCCCTCTCAGAGAGTGACCAGGAAGTCTTCAGGATCCAAGTTTGCATCCAAAATCAAGACAATGTGACATTTCAAACACGAGTACAGATGAAGACAGTTGACGCAATGTTCCaggaaaatcaaacaaaatataTCATGTGTGAAATAAAAGACTTATTAACAAGGTGACAGCCCAACATTTGACATCAAAGACCCTGAAACATCATGAACACATCTAATAAATCTACGCCTGGAGGAATTCTCTTCACAAAAGCAGAAGGTGTTTTCAGACTGACGTATCTGACTCTGTCTTCATATCTCAAATGCTCTCTGTCAGAGTGTTACAGaatgagcagcagaagtaaacaggtgACAACCCTGGCCCCCCTCAGCGATCTCCATCCCCAAATATACGTCAGACaaaactgtctgcagaaaacattataaagacagagccaCTAGGATAGCAGGGACTTGTGTAAAAAGACATCCAGTCAGCTTTTGAGCTGgtcatggtaaatggtaaatgtttaatagacttgtacttatatatgtCTTTCTtatcttctgaccactcaaagctcttttacactactcgtcacattcacccattcataccacaTTCACTcaatgatggtagaggctgctatagtaagggaccatcagtattagctaatctcatacacacaccgctgaaaaacagcaggagcagtttggggttcagtgccttgctcaaggacacttaggaatgtgactgcaggagctgggatcaaagagagacaagctggcagccattaggacagtgagggacaagtgggtagatCAACTTCCACTTGTCTTTAatccaggccctaatgtcacagtggatgaaaggctagaggcattcagatgttccttccattttaggcaatatatgccctccaaaccagctaaatacagcattaaATGGCAGCATATGACAGGAGAGTTGtctcttgttaatttatcaacatcacttggttaaaaaaaaaaatctatcaaaatgtaaaatttaaaatacaataaacaaaaatctattccatgtaaaactattgtatttatatttagggctttccaatgtatttaaaaaagatttaacatgaattttcatgaaaacaagtgagttatcctctttgaaccatgatctgtgggaactaaagaacaccattgcattaaatattgatttaaatggttagtagtGGAGTTGATAAAGAgactaaaaaaatatttattgggATTTTGACACTTGTATATTTAAATATGACCTGGCCTCAGGTAGATTTCAGGGACTCTTGCATTATAAACCCAAACAGAGAGCATGTTTGTTAAAGAAGTGTTTGTTATTGAAATGATGTATTTGAGTAACAGCTTGTTCAGCTCACAGTCTGCTTGTGATAAATGTATTTGGATGATGGTGCTCGGTTGAGGAGCACTGGGAGCAGT is a genomic window of Notolabrus celidotus isolate fNotCel1 chromosome 8, fNotCel1.pri, whole genome shotgun sequence containing:
- the LOC117817430 gene encoding histone H4 translates to MSGRGKGGKGLGKGGAKRHRKVLRDNIQGITKPAIRRLARRGGVKRISGLIYEETRGVLKVFLENVIRDAVTYTEHAKRKTVTAMDVVYALKRQGRTLYGFGG
- the LOC117817423 gene encoding histone H2B 1/2-like, coding for MPETVKAPKKGSKKAVSKATKTGKKRRRTRKESYAIYVYKVLKQVHPDTGISSKAMGIMNSFVSDIFERIAGEASRLAHYNKRSTITSREIQTAVRLLLPGELAKHAVSEGTKAVTKYTSSK
- the LOC117817420 gene encoding histone H2A: MSGRGKTGGKARAKAKTRSSRAGLQFPVGRVHRLLRKGNYAQRVGAGAPVYLAAVLEYLTAEILELAGNAARDNKKTRIIPRHLQLAVRNDEELNKLLGGVTIAQGGVLPNIQAVLLPKKTEKAAKK
- the LOC117817415 gene encoding histone H3; this encodes MARTKQTARKSTGGKAPRKQLATKAARKSAPATGGVKKPHRYRPGTVALREIRRYQKSTELLIRKLPFQRLVREIAQDFKTDLRFQSSAVMALQEASEAYLVGLFEDTNLCAIHAKRVTIMPKDIQLARRIRGERA